A DNA window from Christiangramia salexigens contains the following coding sequences:
- a CDS encoding glycoside hydrolase family 65 protein, with amino-acid sequence MNQDYIKPDNWSIIEEDFDPGRVKSSESLFSIGNGAMGQRANFEEHYSGPSFQGSYIGGVFYPDKTKVGWWKNGYPEYFAKVLNAPNWIGINVFIDGEALDLFTCKSVNNFKRELNMKEGYLARTFEATLPNGTEIEVKALRFLSIVDDELGAIKYEVTPLNKDAKISFEPYLDGGITNTDANWEERFWKTHEVKNEDDKGFIVSKTLKTEFHVGTYMQSEIFLNAEKQELKPEVKEDEDSIAFSYAVNASKGQTAVIIKYAGYVTDMNHEQSDLVVAASAVLKNALDKGFDVLKNEQKDAWAAIWEMADITISGDVKAQQGIRFNIFQLNQTYLGKDERLNIGPKGFTGEKYGGSTYWDTEAYCIPFYMATKDQKVARKLLSYRYNHLEKAQENAAKLGFSNGAALYPMVTMNGEESHNEWEITFEEIHRNGAMVYAIHNYVRYTGDFDYIPEKGLEVMIAIARFWHQRANFSKEKNKYVILGVTGPNEYENNVNNNWYTNYLAKWCIEYCVSMIDKVKDGYEDDYHRIMGLTSLNEGEIAKWMEVAEDMYFPRSEEHNVFLQQDGFLDKEIIPVSDLSSNHRPINQKWSWDRILRSCYIKQADVLQGFYFFEDHFSKEEMERHFDFYEPITVHESSLSPCVHSIQAAVLGRMEQAYQFYLRTSRLDLDDYNKEVEQGCHITSMAGTWMSIVEGFGGMRVQDGQLSFKPQIPEQWDAYSFKINFRDRILKVDVSSGKTNFLLEGEGSLEILVNDKLLEVHPNQAVSV; translated from the coding sequence ATGAATCAAGATTATATCAAACCGGATAACTGGTCAATAATAGAAGAGGATTTTGATCCGGGAAGAGTTAAATCATCTGAAAGTTTATTTAGTATTGGTAACGGCGCCATGGGGCAAAGAGCCAATTTTGAGGAGCATTATAGCGGTCCGAGTTTTCAGGGAAGTTATATAGGAGGAGTATTCTATCCAGATAAGACCAAAGTGGGCTGGTGGAAGAATGGTTATCCTGAATATTTCGCAAAGGTTCTAAACGCGCCTAACTGGATTGGAATAAATGTTTTTATAGACGGGGAAGCTCTGGATCTTTTCACTTGTAAATCGGTTAACAACTTCAAGAGGGAGTTGAATATGAAAGAAGGCTACTTAGCCCGTACTTTCGAGGCAACTTTGCCAAATGGAACTGAAATTGAAGTAAAAGCTCTGAGATTCCTTTCTATTGTAGATGATGAATTAGGCGCGATTAAGTATGAGGTAACTCCGCTTAATAAAGATGCGAAAATAAGTTTTGAACCTTACCTGGACGGAGGTATCACCAATACCGATGCCAACTGGGAGGAAAGATTCTGGAAAACTCATGAGGTTAAAAATGAAGATGATAAAGGTTTTATAGTATCTAAAACACTTAAAACTGAATTTCATGTTGGCACCTATATGCAATCAGAAATTTTCCTGAATGCAGAGAAGCAGGAATTAAAACCTGAAGTCAAAGAGGACGAAGACAGTATTGCTTTTTCATATGCTGTAAATGCTTCAAAAGGGCAAACGGCAGTTATTATAAAGTATGCCGGTTATGTTACAGATATGAATCATGAGCAATCTGATTTGGTAGTTGCAGCTTCAGCAGTATTGAAAAATGCGCTTGACAAAGGTTTCGATGTGCTTAAGAATGAACAAAAAGATGCATGGGCGGCTATCTGGGAAATGGCAGATATCACGATCTCCGGCGACGTCAAAGCGCAGCAGGGAATCAGATTCAATATTTTCCAGTTGAACCAGACTTACCTTGGAAAAGATGAACGATTAAATATAGGGCCAAAAGGATTCACGGGTGAAAAATATGGAGGTAGTACGTATTGGGATACTGAAGCTTACTGTATTCCATTCTATATGGCTACCAAAGATCAAAAAGTAGCCAGAAAACTGCTTTCCTACAGATATAATCATCTTGAAAAAGCTCAGGAAAATGCAGCTAAATTAGGGTTTTCCAATGGTGCGGCATTGTATCCAATGGTTACCATGAATGGTGAGGAAAGTCACAATGAATGGGAGATCACCTTTGAAGAGATCCACCGAAATGGTGCAATGGTATATGCTATTCACAATTATGTGAGATACACCGGAGACTTCGATTATATTCCGGAAAAAGGTCTTGAGGTTATGATCGCTATTGCAAGATTCTGGCATCAGCGTGCAAACTTCAGCAAGGAGAAGAACAAATATGTAATCCTTGGAGTTACGGGACCTAACGAATATGAGAATAACGTGAACAATAACTGGTACACTAACTATCTAGCTAAATGGTGTATTGAGTATTGCGTTTCCATGATAGATAAGGTTAAGGATGGCTATGAAGATGATTATCACCGCATCATGGGACTTACTTCATTAAATGAAGGTGAGATCGCAAAATGGATGGAAGTGGCGGAGGATATGTACTTCCCAAGATCAGAAGAGCATAATGTATTTTTACAACAGGATGGATTCCTGGATAAAGAGATCATACCGGTTTCAGATCTTTCTTCTAATCACCGTCCTATCAATCAGAAATGGAGTTGGGACAGGATCCTGAGATCATGTTATATAAAACAAGCCGATGTGCTTCAAGGTTTTTATTTCTTTGAAGACCACTTCAGCAAAGAAGAAATGGAAAGACATTTCGATTTTTATGAACCGATTACGGTTCATGAATCTTCGCTGTCACCATGTGTACATAGTATTCAGGCAGCAGTATTGGGTCGTATGGAGCAGGCTTATCAATTCTATTTAAGAACTTCAAGACTGGATCTGGATGACTATAATAAAGAAGTTGAGCAGGGTTGTCATATCACGAGTATGGCAGGTACCTGGATGAGTATAGTTGAAGGTTTTGGAGGTATGAGAGTTCAGGATGGTCAATTGTCATTCAAACCTCAGATCCCTGAGCAATGGGATGCTTATTCCTTTAAAATTAACTTCAGGGACAGGATCTTAAAGGTTGATGTTTCGTCCGGTAAAACCAATTTCTTACTGGAAGGGGAAGGATCACTGGAAATACTTGTTAATGACAAGTTATTGGAGGTGCACCCAAATCAGGCTGTAAGTGTTTAA